The following proteins are encoded in a genomic region of Lytechinus variegatus isolate NC3 chromosome 7, Lvar_3.0, whole genome shotgun sequence:
- the LOC121418033 gene encoding cellular retinoic acid-binding protein 1-like, whose protein sequence is MASSDELPNFSGYWKLTKNDENFEKYLQANGVNFMLRKVIKSATVYQDIEQDGDQFKIKIILPVATQELSFTVGEAFETYNSFRKVTLKRIANWDGQALIIKSSDPASDEPEEKRELEDGFLYLTLTKGDVTTKRTFEKAVKK, encoded by the exons ATGGCATCTTCTGACGAGCTACCAAATTTCTCTGGTTATTGGAAGCTGaccaaaaatgatgaaaattttgagaAGTATCTTCAAGCCAATGGAGTGAACTTCATGTTAAGGAAGGTCATCAAATCTGCCACTGTGTATCAAGACATCGAACAGGATGGTGATCAATTCAAGATCAAGATCAT ATTGCCGGTTGCTACTCAAGAATTGTCATTCACAGTAGGTGAAGCTTTCGAGACCTACAATAGCTTCCGGAAAGTGACCTTaaaaagaatagcaaa CTGGGATGGGCAAGCATTAATCATCAAGTCATCTGACCCTGCATCAGATGAACCGGAAGAAAAACGTGAGCTCGAAGATGGATTCCTGTACCTTACTCTGACTAAAGGGGACGTTACAACTAAGAGAACTTTTGAAAAGGCAGTTAAAAAATAA
- the LOC121418034 gene encoding cellular retinoic acid-binding protein 2-like produces MAKVNFSGKWKHSKDEGFDELLKALGVNIIKRKAITSLSPQQEITQNGDQFVITNKSVKTETLEFTVGQEFKFKNPLSGKEEMLLAEWSGDKIVVTNKTDPNGVVATRELKDDNHMTITQQRGEVIAVRHFNKV; encoded by the exons ATGGCCAAAGTGAATTTCTCTGGTAAATGGAAGCACTCTAAAGACGAAGGGTTTGATGAACTCCTGAAGGCTCTAGGAGTGAATATCATCAAGAGAAAGGCGATCACATCACTGTCACCCCAGCAGGAGATTACACAGAATGGAGATCAGTTCGTCATCACTAACAAATCGGTTAAGACAGAAACCTTAGAGTTCACCGTGGGACAAGAGTTTAAATTTAAGAATCCCCTCTCGGGCAAAGAAGAGATGCTACTAGCTGAGTGGAGCGGTGATAAAATCGTAGTCAC gaaCAAAACCGACCCTAATGGCGTTGTTGCGACCAGAGAGCTGAAGGATGATAATCACATGACAATAACACAGCAGAGAGGTGAAGTCATTGCTGTTAGACATTTCAACAAAGTATGA
- the LOC121419405 gene encoding cellular retinoic acid-binding protein 1-like — protein sequence MVLDLSGKWRSEKVENMDEFLKAAGVGLVIRKLMWMFTPEMEITQDGEDFVVTTKMPMITDRVEFKIGEEFTHKLPPDFKDDHTLISTWEGDKLVTKILSQEDGVTTTRTLVGEKLVMTQSKGDVTATRTFYKMEKKD from the exons ATGGTTTTGGACTTGAGTGGAAAATGGAGATCAGAAAAGGTGGAAAACATGGACGAGTTTCTGAAG gcGGCTGGTGTTGGTCTTGTAATTAGGAAACTGATGTGGATGTTTACACCTGAAATGGAGATCACTCAAGATGGAGAAGATTTTGTCGTTACTACCAAGATGCCGATGATTACCGATCGTGTTGAATTCAAGATCGGAGAAGAATTCACCCATAAACTACCACCAGACTTCAAAGATGATCATACATTGATTTCAACTTGGGAAGGAGATAAACTTGTCACAAA GATCCTATCACAAGAAGATGGCGTTACGACGACTCGTACATTGGTCGGTGAGAAACTGGTTATGACGCAATCAAAGGGTGACGTCACAGCGACCAGAACATTTTACAAGATGGAGAAAAAAGATTGA